In Malaclemys terrapin pileata isolate rMalTer1 chromosome 14, rMalTer1.hap1, whole genome shotgun sequence, the genomic stretch ACTGTTgacttattttaaatatattagtgTTACTACATGCAACTGCTTCCTGCAATTTAACAGCCTTTCCTTTTATTTACCTTCATATACGTCTAGCCTCCCTCTACCAAATAGTTTGTGTTTGGCAGTCAAAGATGGTTACCCTAGTTTCTGCGAAATTAAATGCAACTGTTTTAAACACTGGCCTGAAAATGTTTGCTTGCCATTTCAACACATTGAAATAGTTACATTGATGCCTAAATTGCCATTTTCTGCAAAGAGCTGTGCAATGCTGGTGTCAAAGACTAGACAGTCACTATTCATAATGGCTGTTGCAATTCCCTCATGAATAGATCGAGGAGTTGCTTCCCAAGTCAATCGCCGCCTATGACCATTAAGCTCAAGTCGATAAGCAAAATTTTCGGCTTGCTTGCGTGTTCCTATCAGCTGTACAATAGCAAAGAACTGCTGGTGACCATCATATTTTTCCTGTTTCTCCAACACTAACATGAAATGAAAGCCAAAACAAGACTGCATCATAACCCAGTCAACAGCACCAGGAAGATTAATGTCTGTAGCAAGGAAAACTATATCTTCTCCCTGTAGTGTTGTTATTGACTTATGCTGATGCATCAAATGTGGCATTACAGCATCCAGCGAACCTTGCCATTTACATGAAGCACCAGGACATGGACATGAATAAGGCCTAAACTCACACAGCTCTTCATGGTCTGCTTTTTCTGTGTGTGGCAAAGTTATCTCACATCCAGAAGAGGCGTATTTACATGGGAACAGTACAGAATTGGCAACTTTTTCCATAGCCAAGTTACGAATGGAACCCAGTGGGCCTCGGCAAGTTGGACAGCATGTAAGCTTGGGGCGACAGTTGCTACAAACAAGATGGCCACTCTGACACTGAAGAATAGGTGGCAGCACATAGTCAAAACACACAGGACACTCAAAAAGACTTGCCAAGTCATTGTTGGAAGCTGTAGTGCCAGTCAGAGCAGGCACCCTCTGTGATGGTGTACACTTTGAAGTACCTGTAGGTAGTGCTGTAGCAGTCTGACGGCTCATTTCTGTAATGAAGGAAAAACAGAGTTAGTATACAAGAGAATGTGTCAGTACACCTGTATCTCCATAACTGAGTCTTCTATGTAATTGTTGATTTAACAATTTTttatttgagaaaaaaaatcagacctagCATTTAATACATTGTATATTTCACAAACAAACATGATACTCATTAAATGTGAAGAGTGTGGCTATAGTGCATGTGAGTGAAGCTGGAAAGGATGTAAAATACTTGCATGCTGGCCAACTTTACAAAGTTGAGATCAAGGAACAGAAATTCTGTTAAATTTTCTAATTTCAGATTGAGAGTGGATGTCTGTctgcttggagagagagagagagagagagagagagagagaaagtaatgGCACTCCTGAAGAAAAAGTTTGGTGTGTATATTGGATATATAGAACAAGTGACTATATCACACCCTAGATGACAAGAAAATAAAGGGTTCTAACCATAAGCATGCTTCTATAAGAACCATCCTACTAATGACAGTAAGGCTATATTTTCAAAGTCCTCAGATTTAGCAAACATGAAACTAGCCATTTGCTTTGAAAAGCtaagtctcaaaaaaaaaaaaaaaaaaaaaacaccttgctATTCAAACTTTCTGCCATTTACTCTGCTTACTGGACATGTGTAGAAAAATCCTGATGTTGAGATATGAGTATGTAGGTGGGAGTGAGGCATTGGCTGGAAAATGAGCCAAAGGCCAGACCATTTAGCtctttagattttcttttttcctcctctccttgATGCGAAGGTGAAAGGAGACTACTTTCTCAAAGAAAACAATACTCTTTTCTCAAAAGAGGGTCTTAGCTAGCCCCCTTTATCCCCCCGCTGTTTAGAATGTTCTGGTCTTTAGGGCAGGTTGTTTCAGTAGGCTGAGGTGGAAAGTCATTCAGAAAGCGAAGAGGTTCTTTTGCTGTATTTGCCAAACTATTATTAGTAAGAAAAAATATCCAACAAACTGAAGTCTGACTGGAAGTTTGTTTCTTTCTTGAGGTATACACTGAAACACTTGTGGCAACTTAAAAGAATTGTATATTAAATGTCATGTTCAGTGAAAGTTGCCATTTTGCTACACTTTTTCAGTTCAGAAAATACAACCCTAGTGGATAGACATTTGGGAAGACAAACTATAGTTCCCCCCGCAAGAAAAACTAAAATATTCAGCAGATGTGTCAGTAAAAGATACACTTCCCTACATATTCAGAAGAGATTGTTTAGCCAGGAAAGCAAGAACGCCTTTAATCTGTGAGACAGTTTCCATATTTTGTTtaccaaacaaaaaatattttaattaatttgacTTTTAAATTTTTTCTTCGGGGTTATCACACACATTTTAGTTGCACGTTTTTCTTAAATTTTTTAGCTATTCAGTTATGAAGGTGTTTCAGGTCTCTGAGGATAGCTACTAGAAACATGAGGACGACAAAACAACGCATATCGAAGAGTCAACAGATTGCAACTCTAAATTATAAGACACATGCATACATATGGAAGTAGCCAATAGTGTTTGTGAAAAAACTAGCCTTGCCTAGTCTCCTGTGTCTccagaagggaaggggaaaagaatACGAGAATCACCATCTAACCACTGGGCCCCACTCCACCATAAACTGTCAACTACTTGAAGTGCCTCCCCTTCCAGGGTCAGttctccctgcctctcccaacCCTGCCCAAGAGCCAGACCTTATCCCCTTTCCCACTTTTACTTTTAGAAAGGGATATCTACAATAAAAAGCAGTGAGCATCTAATTTATCACCATACCCACCCACAGCTGTGGAATTGCTCCCACCTGGGACCAGAGATCCAGATCGATCATATAGGCACCTATTTTTTCTAGATGCACACCATCAgtacagaacagggaatcaggtGATTCCTATGGGTGCGCATCTCAGGACTAGTTCATTTCAAAGTAATCATTTATTTATGGGTCATTTCCACTGTGACAGGACATTCCAATTCCCTCCTAAAAAGCATCTCTGCCCAAGCTAGAGCTTGGAACATTTTTTCATGAGACCAGTCCTTTGTTCCCCATTTATTTTACAAGGTTCACATGAAACTTGCAGTGATGCATTGTATCAGCATTGTATCAGCCTAGAACACAGCATTCAAAACCCTTGTGCTGTTTGAGTCCCATAGGCACAGACCTGACCATGTACCTATTTAGAGCCCAAAGACTTTAATATGCCAGATTATGCTGCTAGTGTGTTGAGGTATAGGACTGTCTGCAATCCATGACTGGTTCCCCAGTTACAGAAGATAGATTGAGCCAAACTAGATTCTACCATTATAGTCCTCCAGGTTTTTATCGGGCCACTAAGGCCCTAAATTGATTCCTGTGGCTACCTGACAGCAATACTTGCATAACTGGACTGCTGCTTTCCTATTATGAGGCACTCCTGTTTGAAGCAGGGATGAGGGGAGGCCACAGGGAGAGAGAAGATCTGTCACAATCCAGTCTAGCCCTGCAagacctcctctctctctctaaatggaCACTAGTCTGTTGTAAGGGATCCAACTGCCAAATCCTATGGGATGCTAAGTTCCAAGGGTTTAGGTAATGCCTAATCACTACTCCTATCTCTGGGACATCCAAGAGCACTCCTCAGATGCAGACCCATGTCTGACACTCTTGGCTATAGAGACCCCAAAATGCAGCCACCCAGACCCTGAAACCGCAGCCCTGGCCCTCCTGATCTCCAGCTCCCTTCCCAGTTGCTTAGATCCATTCCATCCAGAGTCCAACAGGCTGGGTGCACTCTGGTGTCTCTAGTTATGCCCTACATACAATGTTTGGAAAGGAACTTCTTAATGCACACattaactcaggggtcggcagcctttcagaagtggtgtgccgagtcttcatttattcactctaatttaaggtttcacgtgccagtaatacattttaatgtttttagaaggtctctttctgtaagtctataatatataactaaactattgttgtatgtaaagtaagtaaggtttttaaaatgtttaagaagcttcatttaaaattaaattaaaatgcagagcccccccgaactggtggccaggacccaggcagtgtgagtgccactgaaaatcagcttgcgtgctgccttcggcacacatgccataagttgcctatccctgcattaactcttctgcttttaaaaaagtgAACGTTAGATCTATAGAAAAAACAACAAAGGTCTGTCCtctctcagtttcctcaccagtcCTAGGAATCTTGCGTCATGGTCTGTCCAAGTTCAGGCTAGATGGAGATTTCCTTGTCTTCCTACAGCAAGAGGCTCTTGCTGCTCCTGTTGGTttgtctccacacacacacaaccccttcTCATAAACCCAGTCTCAGTCATGAGCCCCAGTGTAGGGCCCCATGCTGAGTTCATGTGCAGAACACCATTGTTTCTTAGGGGTGAGCAGTGGATAAAAATCATTAGCAATTCCATAAATCATTAGGAGCAGTCTAGATTATGCTTTCTTTATTAGACCTGCAAAAAGTGTGAAAACACCTCCAAACAGGccagcacagtggttctcaaacttttgtactggtgacccctttcacacagccagcctctgagtgcgacacccccacccccccttatgaattaaaaaccacctttttatatacacctctacccagatataacgcaacccgatataacacgaatttggatataacgcagtaaagcagtgctctgggggggtggggctgtgcactccagtggatcaaagcaagttcaatatattgcggtttcacctataacacagtaagattttttgactcccgaggacagtgttatatcgaggtaggaGGTATATTTAGCCCCATTATAAATGGTGATGGCAAtgtggggtttggagtggaggctgacagctcatgaccccccatgtaataacctcgtgaccccgacccccagtttgaggacCCCTGGGCTAGCATATATCAGTTCAAACTGGTTCTCAGCACAGGACACAAAGTTCTGATACATAATGGGGGTTCCAGCCCACTCTTCAAGTTACAATTAGAGTTCATCAAATCAAATGGAATTGGTAAGTTTTAACAGGCAGATTCCCCATCACACACTCACCACCCATGATTTTAATCACCATCTCAGAACAAGATGACATCCATCAGAACAAATATGGCCTTTCAAACAGCCAACTGCCCTTCATAGAGCCAGCTAGAGTAACAGGCTGATTAAGGATTGGCCCGTGCACGCAGACTATTGCCCCATGTCCCAGCTGTTGAAGCCAAAAGCTGTCCAAAGCCCCTTCTTTTCTCCACCCTCATCACCATGGAAAAAGCAGAAAACAGTAGTAATACAAAATAATGGAGAAACAAGAGAAGTTCATTTTCATAAGCTTACTCTTTAAAGCATACATTTTTGGTCATACCTATATTTTATGCTAATCTACTACATTTTCTCCACCAAAAGCAAGTGAACAGATAACTGGAAAACAGTCAAAAGTTATGtacagaaaattgaaaaaattgtttaaagCTTCTTTTGCAGTTACAGAAACCTTAATACAACTGTCAGAATAGCAAACTGGTGTCAGGTGAAAATATATGCAACACTTGCTATTTTGGGTGCTATCCCATACATACGATCCCACACCAGTCCTTTCTCACTGTGGGGGTCGGGAGCTGGTCTCTAAGCAACACTGAGAAACTAAGGTACTCAGTGAGTCACCAAAAATATTATTGCATATGGTTTAACATAAAAATGCATCTTAAAACATTTTACAAGGTTTAAATAGAAAGAAACTGAAGtacagaaaagggggaaaatatacTTTTAAGATTATTAAATTCTGCATcaagaaaaaatgtttcatcatTGAACCAAAAGCTGAACCAGTGTATCAACCTGTTGGAAAAACAAACCTAAAGTTATTCCCAAAACTGCAGagcaggaaaattatttttttgcaatGCCTGAACCTACTGGAGATTCTCAAATCCCAGATGGCAGCCTTAACATGGTGCACCTAATAAGTTTGTAGCACAGAAGGTTTAAAAAATACCTTTTCTCTTGCTGGTTTTACTTCCTGGCAAACATGATGTAAACAGGACTCCCCCCTTCCACGAATACAGAAAGCTCAAGGCAGATTTCCCCGTCATGAGGAGTGGAACAGCTCATTACgtttccccatagaaacaaaaacaactcaTAACAGAGGCCCCTCCTGGTAACATGAGGCTTGAGGACAGAGACCTGGAACGATACCAGAGAGGCGCTCCTTTCATGCGAGGGAATCACCCAAACGGGGCACTAAAACCTCCAGCGCCGTAGGCGGAAACCTAGCCAAACTCCCCCACAAGTGAAGTTTCTTTAATAATCCACAGCG encodes the following:
- the SIAH1 gene encoding E3 ubiquitin-protein ligase SIAH1 isoform X2; amino-acid sequence: MTGKSALSFLYSWKGGVLFTSCLPGSKTSKRKEMSRQTATALPTGTSKCTPSQRVPALTGTTASNNDLASLFECPVCFDYVLPPILQCQSGHLVCSNCRPKLTCCPTCRGPLGSIRNLAMEKVANSVLFPCKYASSGCEITLPHTEKADHEELCEFRPYSCPCPGASCKWQGSLDAVMPHLMHQHKSITTLQGEDIVFLATDINLPGAVDWVMMQSCFGFHFMLVLEKQEKYDGHQQFFAIVQLIGTRKQAENFAYRLELNGHRRRLTWEATPRSIHEGIATAIMNSDCLVFDTSIAQLFAENGNLGINVTISMC
- the SIAH1 gene encoding E3 ubiquitin-protein ligase SIAH1 isoform X1, with the translated sequence MSRQTATALPTGTSKCTPSQRVPALTGTTASNNDLASLFECPVCFDYVLPPILQCQSGHLVCSNCRPKLTCCPTCRGPLGSIRNLAMEKVANSVLFPCKYASSGCEITLPHTEKADHEELCEFRPYSCPCPGASCKWQGSLDAVMPHLMHQHKSITTLQGEDIVFLATDINLPGAVDWVMMQSCFGFHFMLVLEKQEKYDGHQQFFAIVQLIGTRKQAENFAYRLELNGHRRRLTWEATPRSIHEGIATAIMNSDCLVFDTSIAQLFAENGNLGINVTISMC